ACTCCATCGCACCGATGCCCGATGCCCGGCATACCGTCGCGATGCCGGTTGAATCGTACCGAACCATCAGATTGTGAACGTATTTCATCTCCAGGCCGGAGAAGAAGGACAGCAACGCAACAACATCGAGGAGATTGTGTTCCAGTGCCAGCTGGTAGACGGCCTTGTTCAGGGTTGCCTTGCCCATGCGGATGCCCATGACCCAGGCCTTGGGGCTGATCTTGGAGGGACGTTTTTCCAGCTCTGTTCCAGCTGCAATCTCGCCGTCATCCTTGAACAGGTCTTCGATCAGTTCTTCATTCGATTTGCGCAGGTGCCGGATACGGTCGCCCAGCTGCTTGGGCATGTCCTTGACCAGGGATTCGAACACCGGCATCGTGATCTCGGCGCCCAGGTTCGCGGCTACCGCATGCTTGACTTCCGTTCCGCCACGCTTGATCAGGATGCTGCTGAGGTCCTTGCTGACGTGATCGCGTTTCGCCAGCGCGAGCAGGTAACCCTGATCCTTTGTTTCGGCGATTTTCTTGAGATCAGCCTCCGTCAGAGACTTCGAACGTTCGAGGATGGCTTGCGCGATCGGCAATTCGTCGCTCGCCATGGCGGCTGCCAACTTTGCGGAAGTGGCATCGACTTCGGCCAGCTCAGACGACATCTTCACCTTGGCCTCGTGGGCCAGGGAATCGTAGACGCCTTCGAGCATGTTGTTGAGAAGATGAGCTTCTTCGGACCCGGCATCGTCTGCGCGGGCAGTCAGCAGACCGGTGACGTGCTCCGCGAGCTCGTGCTTTTTTTCCGTCGAACTTTTCTTGGCAAGCTGAAGAAGAGAGTCGGTCATTGGGCTACCTTATTGCCCGGAGTTTCGCCAAATTTTCTTTACAACCGGTGAAAGATGGTTATCGGATTGTTGACACCACGGCATAGGCCCCGTGTTGACGTGTTTGCGTCCTTGCGTCATGTGACGGGCATGAGCGAGCTGCCAATCCTGTATTCCTTCCGCCGTTGTCCCTATGCCATTCGGGCCCGACTGGCCATTGCCGTGGCCGGTGAAGCCGTGGAACTGCGCGAGATCGTATTGCGGGACAAGGCTCCGGAATTTCTGGAAACGTCCCCCTCGGCGACGGTGCCCTGCCTGAAAACAGGCGATACCGTGCTCGATGAAAGTCTCGACATCATGATCTGGGCGCTCAGGAAATCGGATCCCGACGGCTGGCTGCAGCCTGAACTTGAAAGCCCGGAAGCGGCGCTTGATCTCGTCGGCGAATGCGACGGTCCTTTCAAGCGTCATCTCGACCGCTACAAGTATGACACGCGCTATACCGATGCAGACCGCGCTCAGGAGCGGGCCCTGGCATCGGAGTTTGTCCGCTTGCTTGAAGCGCGCCTCCAGGGACAGCCCTGGCTGTTTGGGGCGAGGGCCTCCCTGGCCGACTTTGCGATCCTGCCCTTCGTGCGCCAGTTCGCAAACGCGGATCGCAGCTGGTTTGACCAGGAAAACTGGACCGCAACGCGCGCCTGGCTGGAGGCGTTCGAGGCCTCGGATCTGTTTCAATCGGTCATGCCCAAATGGCCGAAATGGCGGTCTGGCGATACGCCAAAGCGCTTTCCCGCCGCCTGACTGGGGGAAAGGTCAATCTTACAAATCCTTAATCTGACCGACAGGCGCCTGTAAGGCTGGGTCACCTACTTTCTTCCTCGAACCTGGAACGCGAGTCCCCCTGTGCGTTTCAAGAAAATGGCCTTCAGTTCGAAAGTCGATAGAGGAAGATAATATGGAAAACCGACGCTCTGTCTCTCCTTTGCGGTCTCGCCGCGCCAAATTGCTGGCAGGAGTGGTCGCACTTGGCGCAGCCGGTCTGTTGACCGCCCAGACCATGGTCCCCAGCCAGATGGCGTTTGCCGAGCCGGTCCGTGTCGAAGCGGCAGCTCCCGCGGATTTCTCCGATGTCGTGCGCACCGTCAGCCCGGCCGTGGTCAGCGTGCAGGTGAAACAGGCTGCCGAGCCGCGCATGATGAATTTCGGCGGCAAGGACGGGTTTGAAGACTTCTTCAAGGGCCTGCCGAATGGCCACCCGTTCGAACGCTTCTTCCGCGACTTTGGCGGACAGGGCGAAAATGGCGACCAGCAGCGCCGCCAGCCGCGTCAGTACGGCCTGTCCCAGGGCTCCGGGTTCTTCATCACCGGGGACGGATATGTGGTCACCAACCACCATGTCATCGACAAGGGAACCGAATTCACGGTCATCGACCAGAATGGTGACGAATATGACGCAAGGCTGATCGGTGCGGACAAGCGTACGGACCTTGCGCTGCTGAAGATCGACAGCGACAAGACCTTCACCTATGTGGACTTTGCTGATGATGCTCCGGAAGTCGGCGAATGGACCGTCGCCATCGGCAATCCGTTCGGCCTCGGCGGTTCTGTGACCGCAGGCATCGTTTCGGCCCGAGGCCGCGACATCGGCGCCGGTCCCTATGACGACTTCATCCAGATCGATGCCCCGGTCAACCGCGGCAATTCCGGCGGTCCGGCCTTCAACATGAACGGTGAAGTGATCGGCGTGAACGCCGCCATCTTCTCGCCGTCCGGCGGCAATGTCGGCATCGCCTTCGCGATCCCGGCCTCCACCGCCCAGGACGTGATCATGGAGCTGAAGGATGACGGTAAGGTCGTCCGCGGTTGGCTTGGCGTTCAGATTCAGAACGTTTCGGCCGACATCGCGGAGAGCCTTGGCCTTGAGGAGGCCCGCGGCGCCATCGTCGCGGAAGCGCAGGAAAACAGCCCGGCTCAGAAGGCTGGCCTGCGCTCAGGCGACACCATTCTGGCGGTCGACGGCACCAATGTGGATGGTCCGCGCGACCTGTCCAAGATCATTGCCGCCTATTCGCCCGATACCA
This genomic interval from Labrenzia sp. VG12 contains the following:
- a CDS encoding DUF2336 domain-containing protein: MTDSLLQLAKKSSTEKKHELAEHVTGLLTARADDAGSEEAHLLNNMLEGVYDSLAHEAKVKMSSELAEVDATSAKLAAAMASDELPIAQAILERSKSLTEADLKKIAETKDQGYLLALAKRDHVSKDLSSILIKRGGTEVKHAVAANLGAEITMPVFESLVKDMPKQLGDRIRHLRKSNEELIEDLFKDDGEIAAGTELEKRPSKISPKAWVMGIRMGKATLNKAVYQLALEHNLLDVVALLSFFSGLEMKYVHNLMVRYDSTGIATVCRASGIGAMEFQAICKERCKHLKFPESTGSKWLTNYHMLDDTDARRLLALMKMKLKAAKQEEAA
- a CDS encoding glutathione S-transferase, whose amino-acid sequence is MSELPILYSFRRCPYAIRARLAIAVAGEAVELREIVLRDKAPEFLETSPSATVPCLKTGDTVLDESLDIMIWALRKSDPDGWLQPELESPEAALDLVGECDGPFKRHLDRYKYDTRYTDADRAQERALASEFVRLLEARLQGQPWLFGARASLADFAILPFVRQFANADRSWFDQENWTATRAWLEAFEASDLFQSVMPKWPKWRSGDTPKRFPAA
- a CDS encoding Do family serine endopeptidase; translated protein: MENRRSVSPLRSRRAKLLAGVVALGAAGLLTAQTMVPSQMAFAEPVRVEAAAPADFSDVVRTVSPAVVSVQVKQAAEPRMMNFGGKDGFEDFFKGLPNGHPFERFFRDFGGQGENGDQQRRQPRQYGLSQGSGFFITGDGYVVTNHHVIDKGTEFTVIDQNGDEYDARLIGADKRTDLALLKIDSDKTFTYVDFADDAPEVGEWTVAIGNPFGLGGSVTAGIVSARGRDIGAGPYDDFIQIDAPVNRGNSGGPAFNMNGEVIGVNAAIFSPSGGNVGIAFAIPASTAQDVIMELKDDGKVVRGWLGVQIQNVSADIAESLGLEEARGAIVAEAQENSPAQKAGLRSGDTILAVDGTNVDGPRDLSKIIAAYSPDTKVDITVWRDGEEQDISVTLGRLQDQEQAAAVQPAAEDVKTSLDELGLVLTTKADAGLDGEGVVIADIDPDSPAAEKRLSNGDVILEVAGMKVNSPADVMKALEKAEEDGRKAVLFRIESNNTTRFVALPMNLA